One genomic region from Glaciimonas sp. PAMC28666 encodes:
- the fliF gene encoding flagellar basal-body MS-ring/collar protein FliF yields the protein MNAVVKGGNPANLQKKSLLDQVRANPRLPAIIGGAIAMAAIAVFWLWSRAPDYRVLFSKLDDRDGGAIIAQLQQMNIPYKLAEGGGAIMVVADQVHEARLRLASQGLPKGGAVGFELMDNEKFGVSAFAEQVNYQRSLEGELARSIESIGAVETARVHLALPKPSLFVREQQQPSASVVLTLRHGRSLDESQVSAVAYLISSSVPELNVKNVTLVDQGGNLLSAPNTGNRGLDASQLKYAQDIEQTYIHRIEAILQPIVGARNVRAQVAADVDFSTVENTDEKYHPNQDGGSGAMRSQQSSDSNQSSANTPGGVPGALSNQPPPSPVAPITNPAAKPGAPNTGAKPLATGPASGATSGAGNPGNTRRDVTTNYELDRSISHTQQSAGGIKRLSVAVVVNYRDVANSKGDVVAQALSTTELEQVRNLVKEAMGYNDKRGDSLNVVNSQFAAVSDNSAPPQPWWRQSENIALAKDVGQYLMFGIFALWIWFGLVRPLLRKHLQDIPVADPQFPLISASGSDPDPHLKIALSGEAQERRVALHESNLQYAKDIAEKDPRLVAMVIKNWMGNDE from the coding sequence ATGAATGCAGTTGTAAAGGGCGGCAACCCGGCCAACCTGCAAAAGAAGTCATTGCTGGATCAAGTGCGCGCCAATCCGCGTCTGCCAGCGATCATCGGCGGCGCCATTGCGATGGCGGCCATCGCCGTATTTTGGCTATGGAGCCGCGCTCCTGACTACCGAGTCTTGTTCAGCAAACTGGACGACCGCGACGGCGGCGCCATCATCGCCCAGTTGCAGCAGATGAACATTCCCTACAAGTTGGCCGAAGGCGGCGGCGCCATCATGGTGGTTGCCGATCAGGTGCATGAAGCACGTCTCCGACTAGCATCGCAAGGCCTGCCCAAAGGCGGCGCAGTCGGCTTTGAGTTGATGGACAACGAAAAATTCGGCGTCAGTGCATTTGCTGAGCAGGTCAATTACCAACGTTCGTTAGAAGGCGAACTGGCACGTTCGATTGAATCGATCGGCGCGGTCGAAACGGCCCGGGTCCACCTGGCGCTGCCCAAGCCGTCTTTGTTTGTACGCGAACAGCAACAGCCAAGCGCCTCAGTAGTGCTGACCTTGCGTCACGGCCGTTCGCTCGACGAATCGCAAGTCAGCGCGGTGGCTTACCTGATTTCCAGCAGCGTCCCTGAACTCAACGTCAAGAACGTCACTCTGGTGGATCAAGGCGGCAATCTGCTGTCGGCACCGAACACCGGCAACCGTGGCCTGGACGCCAGCCAATTGAAATATGCACAAGACATCGAGCAAACCTACATCCACCGGATCGAGGCCATCCTGCAGCCCATTGTCGGTGCCAGAAATGTACGTGCGCAGGTGGCAGCAGACGTCGATTTCTCGACTGTCGAAAATACCGACGAAAAATACCATCCGAATCAGGACGGTGGCAGCGGCGCTATGCGCAGTCAGCAATCGAGCGACTCTAACCAATCAAGTGCCAACACGCCCGGCGGCGTACCTGGCGCATTGTCCAATCAGCCCCCGCCGAGTCCGGTGGCACCGATCACCAACCCCGCAGCCAAGCCGGGAGCGCCCAACACCGGGGCCAAACCGCTTGCCACCGGTCCAGCCAGCGGCGCCACGAGCGGCGCTGGCAATCCAGGTAATACGCGGCGCGATGTCACCACCAACTACGAGCTTGATCGCAGTATCAGCCATACGCAACAGTCAGCCGGCGGCATCAAACGGCTTTCGGTCGCGGTGGTCGTCAATTACCGCGACGTTGCCAATAGTAAAGGCGACGTTGTAGCCCAGGCACTTTCGACAACCGAGCTGGAACAGGTCAGAAACCTGGTTAAAGAAGCCATGGGCTATAACGACAAGCGCGGTGATTCGCTCAATGTCGTCAACAGTCAATTTGCCGCCGTCAGCGACAACAGCGCACCGCCGCAACCCTGGTGGCGTCAGTCGGAAAACATCGCTCTGGCCAAGGACGTCGGCCAATATCTGATGTTCGGCATCTTCGCGTTATGGATCTGGTTTGGCCTGGTGCGCCCATTGCTGCGCAAGCATTTACAAGATATTCCTGTAGCGGACCCGCAATTCCCGCTGATATCCGCCAGCGGATCAGACCCTGACCCGCACCTGAAAATTGCACTCAGTGGCGAAGCACAGGAACGGCGCGTCGCATTGCACGAGTCCAATCTGCAATACGCCAAAGACATAGCCGAAAAAGATCCAAGGCTGGTTGCCATGGTCATCAAGAACTGGATGGGCAACGATGAATGA
- the fliG gene encoding flagellar motor switch protein FliG — translation MNEQGLQKSAILLMSLGEDGAAAVLQHMTQREVQQLGTAMSALRKITHEQISTALSEFHKETEQFSALNLDSNSYIRAVLNKALGNDRAASLIEDILDSGDKTHGIDTLNWLEATEVAELIRDEHPQIIATMLVHLERSKASEVLELFTERLRHDVLLRIATFGGVQPAALNELTDVLTNLLSGQGVKRSRLGGVRAAAEIINLMTSTQEESIIKHMRDYDGDLAQRIIDEMFLFENLLELEDRGIQSLLKEVESESLITALKGAPEELREKFFRNMSQRAAEMLREDLEVRGPVRVSQVEAEQKAILQIVRRLADAGELVIGGQGSDAYV, via the coding sequence ATGAATGAACAAGGTCTGCAAAAAAGCGCGATTCTGCTCATGTCTCTGGGTGAAGACGGCGCTGCCGCCGTGCTCCAGCACATGACCCAGCGCGAGGTTCAGCAATTGGGAACCGCAATGTCCGCCCTGCGCAAGATAACGCACGAACAGATCTCCACGGCACTTTCAGAGTTTCATAAAGAAACGGAGCAGTTCTCGGCCCTCAACCTCGATTCCAACAGCTATATCCGCGCCGTGCTAAATAAAGCTCTCGGCAATGACCGCGCCGCCAGCCTGATCGAAGACATTCTCGATTCCGGTGACAAGACCCATGGGATCGATACGCTGAACTGGCTGGAAGCCACCGAGGTGGCTGAATTGATCCGCGATGAACACCCGCAAATCATTGCTACCATGCTGGTTCATCTGGAACGCAGCAAAGCTTCTGAAGTCCTCGAACTGTTCACCGAACGTTTACGCCACGATGTTTTGCTACGGATCGCCACCTTTGGCGGCGTGCAACCGGCCGCATTGAATGAACTCACCGACGTGCTCACCAACCTGTTGTCCGGACAGGGCGTCAAGCGCAGCCGTCTGGGCGGGGTCAGGGCCGCTGCCGAAATCATCAATCTGATGACCAGCACCCAAGAAGAAAGCATCATCAAGCACATGCGCGACTACGACGGCGATTTGGCTCAACGTATCATCGACGAAATGTTCTTGTTCGAGAACCTGCTGGAGCTTGAGGATCGTGGCATCCAGTCGCTGCTCAAGGAAGTCGAATCGGAATCGCTCATTACAGCGCTCAAGGGTGCGCCCGAGGAACTCCGGGAAAAATTCTTCCGCAACATGTCACAACGTGCCGCCGAAATGCTACGCGAGGATCTCGAAGTGCGCGGTCCGGTGCGGGTATCGCAGGTCGAGGCCGAACAAAAAGCCATCTTGCAAATCGTGCGCCGCCTGGCCGATGCAGGCGAACTCGTGATCGGCGGACAAGGCAGCGATGCTTATGTATAA
- the fliH gene encoding flagellar assembly protein FliH, which produces MFNKPLFNKPLFNKPLLNKPLLDNPLFDSPIYSGQEADESAAATYTAGPRPASPKQPMSAWQRWEMGSFEAPYEELATTPDAEVLLAKLTPPLLIDEAELSRLREEAQQAGASAGHAEGYSAGQEQGYAAGQAVAAQEAAALRKLSLALPEALRQADHEVADALLALALDIARQLVGQALTVEPELILVTVRELLLTEPALSGTPRLLLHPDDMALVQQYLNDDLQTAGWLLRADPTLTRGDCRVHASSGELDATLATRWQRVTAALGLNHD; this is translated from the coding sequence ATGTTTAACAAGCCCCTGTTTAACAAGCCCCTGTTTAACAAGCCCCTGCTTAACAAGCCATTGCTTGATAATCCATTGTTTGATAGTCCAATTTATTCTGGGCAAGAAGCTGACGAGAGCGCGGCCGCCACTTATACAGCAGGGCCTCGACCTGCCTCTCCCAAGCAGCCGATGAGTGCATGGCAACGCTGGGAAATGGGGTCCTTCGAGGCACCATACGAAGAACTTGCGACAACACCCGACGCCGAAGTGTTACTTGCGAAGCTGACGCCTCCCCTGCTGATCGACGAAGCTGAGCTCAGCCGCCTGCGCGAGGAAGCCCAACAGGCCGGAGCCAGCGCAGGCCATGCAGAGGGCTACAGCGCCGGGCAAGAACAAGGCTATGCCGCCGGGCAGGCGGTTGCCGCACAAGAAGCGGCCGCCTTGCGAAAACTGTCTTTGGCGCTGCCTGAGGCCTTGCGCCAGGCCGACCATGAGGTTGCCGATGCATTGCTGGCGCTGGCGCTCGACATTGCACGTCAGCTGGTTGGACAGGCACTGACGGTAGAGCCAGAACTGATCCTGGTTACCGTACGCGAACTGTTGCTAACAGAGCCGGCATTAAGCGGCACACCGCGCCTGTTATTGCATCCGGATGATATGGCGCTGGTGCAGCAATACCTGAACGATGATTTGCAAACAGCAGGCTGGTTGCTGCGCGCAGATCCGACACTTACGCGCGGCGATTGCCGGGTCCATGCCAGCAGTGGCGAGCTGGATGCCACGCTGGCTACCCGCTGGCAACGCGTAACAGCGGCACTTGGCCTCAATCATGACTAA
- the fliI gene encoding flagellar protein export ATPase FliI, protein MTNTLPSDTSAAVNPHLQAWRSALVKASHDVGRSIPIRTYGRLTRAVGLVLEAVGLRLPVGSDCLIELPAGYAQRTTEAEVVGFAGDRVFLMPQREVAGLLPGARVYPLESPVSRNHSSNTEPGTKRLPVGYGMLGRVVDAAGRPLDGLGPLNSAAEVPLSAAPINPLTRAPIDSVLDVGVRAINALLTVGRGQRMGLFAGSGVGKSVLLGMMARYTSADVIVVGLIGERGREVKEFIENTLGPEGLARAVVVAAPADTSPLLRLQGAAYATCLAEYFRDQGKNVLLIMDSLTRYAMAQREIALAVGEPPATKGYPPSVFAKLPALVERAGNGARDADGNGGSITAFYTVLTEGDDQQDPIADAARAILDGHIVLSRGLAEAGHYPAIDIEASISRAMTSLITPPQFDAVRRFKQMLSRYQRNRDLISVGAYAAGHDLQLDQAIALYPKIEAFLQQEMHERADYAGATTQLHALLSKD, encoded by the coding sequence ATGACTAACACGCTGCCATCCGATACCAGCGCTGCCGTGAATCCCCATCTGCAGGCATGGCGCAGCGCCCTGGTTAAAGCCAGTCATGATGTCGGTCGCAGCATTCCTATCCGAACCTACGGGCGGCTCACCCGTGCGGTTGGCCTGGTACTGGAAGCGGTCGGGCTGCGGCTCCCGGTTGGCAGCGATTGTCTGATTGAACTTCCCGCAGGTTATGCGCAACGGACCACCGAGGCCGAAGTGGTCGGCTTCGCCGGCGACCGGGTGTTTCTGATGCCACAACGCGAAGTGGCAGGGTTGCTGCCCGGCGCCCGCGTGTATCCGCTCGAAAGTCCGGTCTCCCGCAATCACAGCAGTAACACCGAACCTGGCACCAAACGGCTACCGGTCGGCTACGGCATGCTGGGACGCGTAGTCGATGCTGCTGGTCGCCCGCTTGACGGCCTCGGCCCGCTGAATAGCGCCGCTGAAGTACCGCTGTCGGCGGCGCCGATCAATCCGCTCACGCGCGCACCGATCGACTCCGTACTCGATGTCGGCGTGCGTGCCATCAACGCCCTGCTGACAGTCGGCCGCGGTCAGCGCATGGGTCTGTTTGCCGGTTCCGGGGTCGGTAAAAGCGTCCTGCTCGGCATGATGGCGAGATATACCAGCGCGGACGTAATTGTGGTCGGCCTGATTGGAGAACGCGGTCGCGAAGTCAAGGAATTCATCGAAAACACGCTCGGACCTGAAGGTCTGGCGCGTGCGGTAGTCGTCGCCGCTCCCGCCGACACCTCGCCGCTGCTGCGCTTGCAAGGTGCGGCCTATGCCACCTGTCTGGCCGAATATTTCCGCGATCAGGGTAAAAACGTCTTGCTTATCATGGATTCGCTGACCCGCTACGCCATGGCACAACGCGAAATCGCGCTGGCTGTGGGCGAGCCGCCTGCCACCAAGGGCTATCCGCCATCGGTATTTGCCAAATTGCCAGCGCTGGTGGAGCGTGCCGGCAACGGTGCGCGCGATGCCGACGGCAACGGTGGTTCCATTACGGCTTTTTATACCGTGTTGACCGAAGGCGACGATCAACAGGACCCGATCGCTGACGCAGCCCGGGCGATTCTGGACGGCCATATAGTGCTGTCGCGCGGCTTGGCCGAAGCCGGTCACTATCCGGCGATCGACATTGAAGCCTCGATCAGCCGCGCCATGACCTCACTGATTACGCCGCCGCAATTCGACGCGGTGCGCCGTTTCAAGCAGATGCTGTCGCGCTATCAGCGCAATCGCGACCTCATCAGTGTCGGGGCCTATGCCGCCGGGCACGATCTACAGCTGGATCAGGCGATCGCCCTGTACCCGAAGATTGAAGCATTTTTACAACAAGAGATGCATGAGCGCGCCGACTATGCGGGCGCGACCACGCAATTACACGCACTGTTGAGCAAGGACTGA